The Candidatus Obscuribacter sp. genome has a segment encoding these proteins:
- a CDS encoding M23 family metallopeptidase, giving the protein MTIGDRLFAPSKPKIVEKKGDKQAAPHDTEDSFVRWVQVISSNEVRIFAYSPKSKDLFVKIKITGENILVKPAQVKERPVSTDDKDPIVVVRKLDEKKPFKFSSIVQSFFGKPIEKPSNNYIYGLPFQPSKSYLVSQGCRGNTHKISTDYEYAVDFAMPEDSLVYSAREGEVVHAQDEYNNNGGGDEFLKLSNGLIIRHPDGTYGTYGHLKHHGIYVRVGDFVRKGQLIASSGNTGKSNGPHLHFDLIYVDKARKNIGLPITFETASGLVTNLKSGQTVTSKSN; this is encoded by the coding sequence TTGACTATTGGAGACAGATTATTTGCTCCATCTAAACCAAAAATTGTGGAAAAGAAAGGTGACAAGCAAGCGGCCCCTCATGATACTGAAGATAGTTTTGTGCGCTGGGTGCAGGTTATATCCTCCAATGAAGTCCGCATTTTTGCTTATTCACCAAAATCGAAAGATCTTTTTGTCAAAATCAAAATCACTGGAGAAAACATCCTTGTCAAGCCAGCTCAAGTTAAAGAGCGTCCAGTCTCGACTGACGATAAAGATCCCATTGTTGTTGTTAGAAAGCTCGATGAGAAAAAGCCATTTAAATTTAGCTCTATAGTTCAGAGTTTCTTTGGCAAGCCAATTGAGAAGCCATCAAATAACTACATCTATGGTTTACCATTTCAACCAAGTAAATCTTATTTAGTATCGCAAGGCTGCCGAGGTAATACTCACAAGATTTCCACTGACTATGAATACGCAGTGGATTTTGCAATGCCAGAAGACTCACTTGTCTATTCCGCCAGAGAAGGAGAAGTGGTTCACGCTCAAGATGAATACAATAATAACGGCGGGGGCGATGAATTTCTAAAACTAAGCAACGGTCTCATTATTCGACATCCTGATGGTACTTATGGCACTTATGGGCATTTGAAGCATCACGGAATTTACGTAAGGGTTGGTGATTTTGTCCGAAAAGGACAGCTCATAGCCAGCTCGGGCAATACTGGAAAATCAAATGGTCCTCACTTGCATTTCGACTTGATTTATGTGGACAAAGCAAGAAAAAACATTGGATTGCCTATTACTTTTGAAACAGCTTCTGGGTTAGTAACAAACCTCAAAAGCGGGCAAACAGTTACAAGTAAATCCAATTAA
- the topA gene encoding type I DNA topoisomerase, whose translation MPKSLVIVESPSKAKTISKILGKDYQVKASAGHVRDLPKNKLGVNVRKNFEPQYEILKEKEPMVEELKEAAANVDRVYLAPDPDREGEAIAWHLAEILGLSEKKVQRIEFNEITKDAVLAAIKSPRRIDKKLVDAQQARRLLDRLVGYKISPLLWRKVNGRSAGRVQSVAVRLICEREQEVEGFEPQEYWQIKAELGRARSKAFFTAPLSKWKGKRVIAASEKGTAQSMVIDSKKLADEIVKKSNKEEFKVATVTEKTSQRSPQAPFITSTLQREAATFLNFPVKKTMQVAQKLYEGIELGAEGPTGLITYMRTDSTRVAQQAQDEAKKFIVSRYGKQYYPDKPRQYARKGKSVQDAHEAIRPAYPERTPESLRPVLKPDEYKVYKLIWERFMASQMASAEILTRSVEIAAGEALFRASASEKKFPGFTIVYDRLTKDTITDAASDTPANEAEEDDESGNLPDLKKGEELKLKDILPTQHFTQPPPRFTEASMIKTLEELGIGRPSTFAATVSTVVDRKYVERQQKSLCPTKLGQAVNALLVEHFGNIVDVGFTAEMEAKLDQIEEDKVDWRGMLKVFYDPFKKTLKEAEENMNKVLILSDKLCPECGQAMAIRSSRFGQFLGCVGYPECKTKIALTKDGEPVPEDRPSDELCKTCASPMLIHYGRYGDYLICSSEECKEQRPILKTTGVDCPREGCGGQIVEKKSRRGKIFFGCSHYSANGCTTAYWYPPVTGGGPNGSSFCPKCNSMLIYKTLKRGDQVACSAKECDFAQPITGQETHA comes from the coding sequence ATGCCCAAATCACTAGTAATCGTAGAATCCCCTTCCAAAGCCAAAACAATCAGCAAAATCCTCGGCAAGGATTATCAAGTAAAAGCCTCAGCCGGTCACGTACGCGATTTGCCGAAGAATAAGTTGGGAGTCAACGTCCGCAAGAATTTCGAACCGCAGTACGAAATCCTCAAGGAAAAAGAGCCCATGGTGGAAGAGCTCAAAGAAGCCGCCGCCAATGTGGATAGAGTCTATCTGGCGCCCGACCCTGACCGTGAGGGTGAAGCCATTGCCTGGCACCTGGCAGAAATACTTGGACTCTCTGAAAAGAAAGTACAGCGTATCGAGTTTAACGAAATCACCAAAGACGCAGTACTGGCTGCTATCAAGTCTCCAAGACGGATTGATAAAAAGCTGGTAGATGCTCAGCAAGCAAGACGTTTGCTAGATCGTCTGGTGGGATACAAAATCAGTCCTTTGCTCTGGCGCAAGGTCAATGGCCGTTCCGCTGGTCGTGTGCAATCAGTAGCAGTGCGCTTGATTTGTGAGCGTGAGCAAGAAGTAGAGGGATTTGAGCCGCAAGAGTACTGGCAGATTAAAGCCGAACTCGGAAGAGCGCGTTCCAAAGCCTTTTTTACCGCACCTCTCTCTAAATGGAAAGGCAAGCGTGTAATTGCTGCCTCCGAAAAAGGTACAGCGCAATCAATGGTCATCGACAGCAAAAAGCTGGCTGATGAGATTGTCAAAAAGTCCAACAAAGAAGAGTTCAAGGTAGCGACTGTTACTGAAAAAACCAGTCAACGCTCACCCCAGGCTCCTTTTATCACTTCCACTTTGCAGCGTGAAGCAGCAACCTTCCTCAACTTCCCAGTTAAAAAAACCATGCAAGTGGCTCAAAAACTGTATGAAGGTATTGAGCTTGGTGCGGAAGGTCCTACTGGTCTCATCACATACATGAGAACAGACTCCACCCGTGTCGCTCAACAGGCGCAGGATGAGGCGAAGAAGTTTATTGTCAGCCGTTATGGCAAGCAATACTATCCAGATAAACCGCGCCAGTATGCGCGCAAAGGCAAATCAGTACAGGATGCCCACGAAGCTATCCGTCCTGCTTATCCCGAGCGTACACCTGAGTCTTTGCGCCCTGTGCTCAAGCCAGACGAGTACAAAGTCTACAAACTAATCTGGGAAAGATTTATGGCAAGCCAGATGGCCAGTGCCGAAATCCTCACTCGTTCAGTAGAAATCGCCGCTGGAGAGGCTCTCTTTAGAGCATCTGCTTCTGAGAAGAAATTCCCTGGTTTTACAATCGTATATGACAGATTGACCAAGGACACAATCACTGACGCTGCCAGTGACACTCCTGCTAACGAAGCTGAAGAAGACGATGAATCAGGCAATTTGCCAGATCTTAAGAAGGGTGAAGAGCTCAAGCTGAAAGACATTCTGCCCACTCAGCACTTCACACAACCACCGCCGCGCTTCACAGAAGCCAGCATGATCAAGACTCTGGAAGAGCTTGGCATCGGCAGACCGTCTACATTTGCTGCCACTGTGAGCACTGTAGTCGATCGTAAATATGTAGAGCGTCAACAAAAATCACTTTGTCCCACCAAGCTGGGTCAAGCTGTAAACGCGCTCCTGGTCGAGCACTTTGGCAATATCGTGGATGTCGGCTTTACGGCAGAAATGGAAGCCAAGCTGGACCAAATTGAAGAAGATAAAGTCGATTGGCGCGGCATGCTCAAGGTCTTTTATGATCCTTTCAAAAAGACTTTGAAAGAAGCCGAAGAGAACATGAACAAGGTGCTTATCCTCTCCGATAAGCTCTGTCCAGAGTGCGGTCAGGCTATGGCTATCCGCTCATCCAGATTTGGTCAGTTTTTGGGTTGTGTCGGTTATCCCGAATGCAAAACCAAGATTGCCCTCACCAAAGATGGTGAACCTGTCCCAGAAGACAGACCATCCGATGAGCTATGCAAAACCTGTGCGTCACCAATGCTTATCCACTATGGTCGCTATGGTGACTATTTGATCTGCTCCTCCGAGGAGTGCAAAGAGCAAAGACCAATTCTCAAGACCACTGGCGTTGATTGCCCCAGAGAGGGCTGCGGCGGGCAGATAGTCGAGAAGAAATCGAGACGCGGCAAGATATTCTTTGGATGCAGCCATTACTCAGCCAACGGCTGTACAACGGCTTACTGGTATCCACCGGTTACCGGTGGCGGACCAAATGGCTCCAGTTTTTGCCCCAAATGCAACAGCATGTTGATCTACAAAACGCTAAAACGTGGCGATCAGGTTGCTTGCTCTGCTAAAGAGTGCGATTTTGCTCAACCTATAACGGGTCAAGAAACCCACGCCTGA
- a CDS encoding ATP-dependent Clp protease ATP-binding subunit has protein sequence MFERFTEKAIKVIMLAQEEARRLGHNFVGTEQILLGLIGEGTGIAAKTLKSMGVNLKDARQEVEKIIGRGSGFVAVEIPFTPRAKRVLELSWDEARQLGHNYIGTEHLLLGLIREGEGVAARVLENLGVDLTKVRSHVIRLLGESGAATAGGGSSSSTTSTGRSKTPTLDEFGVNMTQAAQENRLDPVVGRDKEIERVIQILGRRTKNNPVLIGEPGVGKTAIAEGLAIRISNADVPEILLDKKIVMLDIGLLVAGTKYRGEFEERLKKIMDEIRGAGNVMLVIDELHTLIGAGAAEGAIDAANILKPALARGELQCIGATTMDEYRKHIERDAALERRFQPVIVDPPSVDETIEILRGLRPKYEEHHRLIISDEAIEHASKLSDRYISDRFLPDKAIDIVDEASSRVRLRASSLPPEGKEIEKELRKVRRDKEMAIRNQEFEKAASLREQETKLSEKIREIQTAWKAKQETEKPIVTGEEVAHVVSAWTGIPLLKLTEGESERLLHMSDVLHQRVIGQNDAVEAVCKAIRRARVGLKNPDRPIGSFIFSGPTGVGKTELAKALAGYFFGSEDNLIRIDMSEFMEHHTTSKLIGSPPGYVGYQEGGQLTEQVRRKPYSVVLFDEIEKAHPDVFNVLLQILDDGRLSDSKGRTVDFKNTIIIMTSNVGAQFIDKTALSLGFQVQTEVAEHSDRYKKIKDLVMDSMKKTFRPEFLNRIDEIIVFQQLTREEIRYIVDIMSADLQKRIEAQGMELVVTTECKDLIAKEGYNPTYGARPLRRAIQRMLEDALAEAVLQGNFKEGDVIETELEGETVKFKKLAKKVVKAAKADKEEKQPEKAEKAEKTEKPAKGDKSEKVQEKESGEETTSRS, from the coding sequence ATGTTTGAAAGGTTCACGGAAAAAGCGATCAAGGTCATCATGCTCGCGCAAGAAGAAGCGCGCAGGCTTGGTCACAATTTTGTGGGCACGGAGCAAATCCTTCTTGGCCTAATCGGCGAAGGTACAGGAATCGCTGCCAAGACCCTCAAATCGATGGGTGTCAACCTTAAAGACGCTCGTCAGGAAGTTGAAAAAATCATCGGACGCGGCTCTGGATTTGTAGCCGTTGAGATACCGTTTACACCACGTGCCAAAAGAGTGCTTGAGTTGTCCTGGGACGAAGCCAGACAACTGGGTCACAACTATATTGGTACAGAGCACCTGTTGCTTGGTCTCATCCGCGAAGGTGAAGGGGTCGCAGCTCGCGTCCTCGAAAACCTGGGCGTAGACTTGACCAAAGTACGCAGCCATGTCATCCGCCTCCTGGGCGAGAGTGGCGCTGCCACTGCCGGTGGCGGCTCATCTAGCTCGACTACATCCACTGGACGTAGCAAGACTCCTACTCTTGATGAGTTTGGCGTCAATATGACTCAAGCTGCCCAAGAAAACCGCCTCGATCCAGTTGTCGGTCGCGACAAAGAAATCGAGCGTGTTATCCAAATCCTCGGTCGTCGTACCAAAAACAACCCTGTGCTCATCGGTGAGCCTGGTGTAGGTAAGACCGCCATCGCTGAGGGTCTGGCAATCCGCATCTCCAATGCCGATGTACCAGAAATCCTCCTCGACAAAAAGATTGTTATGCTCGACATCGGTTTGCTGGTAGCTGGTACCAAGTACCGCGGCGAATTTGAAGAGCGTCTCAAGAAGATCATGGACGAAATCCGTGGTGCCGGTAATGTCATGCTGGTCATCGACGAACTCCACACCTTGATTGGTGCTGGTGCCGCCGAGGGCGCAATTGACGCTGCCAACATCCTCAAGCCAGCTCTGGCACGCGGCGAGCTACAATGCATCGGCGCTACCACAATGGATGAGTATCGTAAGCACATCGAGCGCGACGCTGCTCTCGAGCGGAGATTCCAGCCTGTTATCGTAGATCCTCCGTCGGTCGATGAGACCATCGAGATCTTGCGTGGTCTGCGTCCTAAGTACGAAGAACACCACAGACTAATAATCTCTGACGAAGCAATCGAGCACGCCAGCAAACTCTCAGATAGATACATCTCTGATAGATTTTTGCCAGACAAAGCTATCGATATCGTGGACGAAGCCTCTAGCCGTGTACGCTTGAGAGCATCGAGCCTGCCGCCAGAAGGCAAAGAAATCGAAAAAGAACTGCGCAAAGTGCGTCGTGACAAAGAAATGGCTATCCGCAATCAGGAGTTTGAAAAGGCTGCCTCATTGCGTGAGCAAGAAACCAAGCTCTCTGAAAAAATCAGAGAAATCCAAACTGCCTGGAAAGCCAAGCAAGAGACTGAAAAGCCGATTGTTACCGGCGAAGAAGTTGCCCACGTAGTCAGCGCCTGGACCGGTATTCCGCTACTCAAGCTGACTGAAGGCGAATCTGAAAGATTGCTCCATATGTCCGATGTGCTGCACCAGCGCGTCATCGGTCAAAACGACGCAGTCGAAGCAGTTTGCAAAGCTATTCGTCGTGCTCGCGTCGGCCTTAAAAATCCAGACAGACCAATCGGCAGCTTTATCTTCTCCGGTCCTACTGGTGTAGGTAAAACTGAGCTTGCTAAAGCGCTTGCTGGTTATTTCTTTGGCTCCGAAGATAACTTAATCCGTATCGACATGTCCGAATTTATGGAACACCACACAACAAGTAAGTTGATTGGTTCTCCTCCCGGATATGTCGGCTACCAGGAAGGCGGTCAACTGACCGAGCAAGTACGTCGTAAACCATACTCAGTAGTGCTCTTCGACGAAATCGAAAAAGCTCACCCTGATGTATTTAACGTGCTTCTGCAAATCCTAGATGACGGTAGATTGTCTGATAGTAAGGGTCGCACCGTAGACTTCAAAAACACCATCATTATCATGACCAGTAACGTTGGTGCTCAGTTTATCGATAAGACCGCTCTGTCACTCGGCTTCCAGGTCCAAACCGAAGTCGCTGAGCATTCAGATCGCTATAAGAAGATCAAGGACCTCGTCATGGATTCCATGAAGAAGACCTTCAGACCTGAGTTCCTCAACCGTATCGACGAAATCATCGTCTTCCAACAGTTGACCAGAGAAGAAATCCGCTACATCGTCGACATCATGTCTGCCGATCTGCAAAAGCGTATCGAAGCTCAAGGTATGGAACTCGTTGTTACAACCGAGTGCAAAGATCTGATCGCCAAAGAGGGTTATAACCCCACATATGGTGCCAGACCATTGCGCCGCGCCATCCAGCGCATGCTGGAAGACGCGCTTGCGGAAGCAGTCTTGCAAGGCAACTTTAAAGAAGGCGATGTAATCGAGACTGAACTTGAAGGCGAAACCGTCAAGTTTAAAAAGCTCGCTAAAAAAGTCGTTAAAGCTGCCAAAGCTGACAAAGAAGAAAAACAACCTGAAAAGGCTGAAAAAGCCGAGAAGACTGAAAAACCTGCTAAAGGTGACAAGTCTGAAAAAGTTCAGGAAAAAGAAAGCGGCGAAGAAACTACATCTCGCAGCTAA
- a CDS encoding dephospho-CoA kinase — protein MQTEKDKPIRLGITGTIASGKSAVGRILALRGIAVIDTDRVVHDLLTYDETTKKAIVQEFGESVLSNDPVPGDKPDMPGSKHARLSPIDRKILGSIVFHSESKRRKLEAIIHPNVILSCRRRVAELGNQQLIAILVPLLFEANLEGEYDVIWSVYTKPEVLRERLATRDKMSEEEIQRRLAAQLPQDEKARRANQVIDNSGNYAETERQVNVLLDKLLATAGV, from the coding sequence ATGCAAACCGAAAAAGACAAACCAATCAGATTGGGTATAACTGGCACCATTGCTTCCGGCAAATCAGCTGTGGGACGCATTCTCGCCCTGCGTGGTATTGCTGTTATTGATACCGATAGAGTAGTGCATGACTTACTTACATATGATGAGACCACCAAAAAAGCCATTGTGCAAGAATTTGGTGAATCAGTACTCTCCAACGATCCCGTACCTGGAGACAAGCCAGATATGCCTGGCAGCAAACACGCCCGCTTATCTCCCATCGACCGCAAAATACTGGGCTCGATTGTCTTTCATAGTGAGAGCAAGCGTCGCAAACTAGAAGCCATAATCCATCCCAATGTCATACTCTCCTGTCGCAGACGTGTAGCTGAGCTAGGCAACCAGCAACTAATAGCAATACTGGTGCCACTTTTATTTGAAGCCAATCTAGAAGGCGAATACGATGTAATCTGGTCAGTCTACACAAAACCAGAAGTACTGAGAGAACGTCTTGCCACAAGAGACAAAATGTCAGAAGAAGAAATCCAAAGACGACTAGCCGCACAACTACCACAAGACGAAAAAGCCAGAAGAGCCAACCAGGTAATTGATAACTCCGGCAACTATGCTGAAACAGAAAGACAAGTAAATGTGCTGCTCGACAAATTGCTGGCCACCGCGGGAGTCTAA
- the tsaE gene encoding tRNA (adenosine(37)-N6)-threonylcarbamoyltransferase complex ATPase subunit type 1 TsaE, with amino-acid sequence MQIALLDLAETARLGAAIARAALSNEDLDEALIIALSGPLGAGKTALTKAVGAALGVKEIISSPTFTMLNEYYSGALPLFHMDLYRAGNTGEVMDLTMLAVELEESMDSPMILILEWAEFFDVSGQNFLAGRDHLKIDLEIVKQTNDPRIAKYFCNGSQKDQGGQLLREATEIGKNFESPQKLSIKDGIADHRIATLRPLGANAEALVATLTAELSDILINC; translated from the coding sequence ATGCAAATAGCACTACTAGATCTAGCTGAGACTGCTCGCTTGGGCGCTGCAATAGCGCGAGCGGCGTTGTCTAACGAAGACCTGGACGAGGCATTGATTATTGCTCTGAGTGGACCACTTGGCGCTGGTAAGACCGCCCTGACTAAGGCAGTGGGTGCTGCTCTTGGCGTCAAAGAAATAATTTCGTCCCCTACATTTACTATGCTCAACGAGTATTACTCGGGTGCGCTCCCGCTATTTCATATGGATCTATACAGAGCCGGCAACACCGGTGAAGTCATGGATTTGACCATGCTTGCTGTAGAGCTAGAAGAATCCATGGATAGCCCGATGATTTTGATCCTGGAGTGGGCTGAGTTTTTTGATGTGAGTGGACAAAACTTTTTGGCTGGCCGGGATCATCTAAAAATTGATCTGGAGATAGTCAAGCAGACAAATGATCCAAGAATTGCAAAATATTTTTGCAATGGCTCGCAAAAGGACCAAGGTGGGCAACTGTTACGTGAAGCAACGGAAATCGGCAAAAATTTTGAGAGCCCTCAAAAACTCTCTATAAAGGATGGGATCGCGGACCATAGAATCGCCACCCTGAGGCCTTTGGGTGCAAATGCCGAAGCCTTAGTGGCAACCCTCACTGCTGAGTTATCGGACATTCTTATAAATTGTTAA
- the pip gene encoding prolyl aminopeptidase yields the protein MSRSQKTTQKSSRRVPIQRLVGQLYPEIEAFCTGWLDVSGGHQIYFEESGNPQGKPVIFFHGGPGGGTSPSYRRFFNPDVYRIILFDQRGCGKSKPFASLENNTTWDLVSDVEALREHFGIESWMVFGGSWGSTLALAYAQAHPERVTELVLRGIFMGRKKELAWFYQEGASHVFPEYWQDYVATIPKRERGNMIKAYYKRLTSKDPAVRLAAAKTWSIWEGATSKLHVDHANIARVGADDFATAFARIECHYFVNACFMRNDSQLLDDVDFIRHIPCTIVQGRYDMVCPATSAHELHQAWPEAEYIVVPDAGHSMTEPGIREALLEACDKYGRVQKAR from the coding sequence ATGTCTCGGTCCCAAAAAACCACTCAGAAGAGCAGCCGCCGCGTTCCCATACAGCGCCTTGTCGGACAGCTCTATCCTGAAATCGAAGCGTTTTGCACTGGTTGGCTCGATGTCTCTGGCGGTCACCAGATTTACTTTGAAGAATCCGGCAATCCGCAAGGCAAGCCTGTGATCTTCTTCCATGGCGGTCCTGGCGGCGGTACATCGCCTTCCTATCGTCGCTTCTTCAATCCCGATGTCTACCGCATCATCCTCTTTGACCAGCGCGGCTGCGGCAAGAGCAAGCCTTTTGCCTCACTCGAGAACAACACCACCTGGGATCTCGTGAGCGATGTCGAAGCTCTGCGTGAGCACTTTGGCATCGAAAGCTGGATGGTTTTTGGTGGCTCATGGGGCAGCACTCTCGCGCTTGCATACGCTCAGGCTCATCCCGAGCGCGTTACCGAGCTGGTTTTGCGCGGTATCTTTATGGGTCGCAAAAAGGAGCTAGCCTGGTTTTACCAGGAGGGCGCAAGCCATGTCTTCCCCGAGTACTGGCAGGATTATGTGGCGACCATCCCCAAGCGGGAGCGCGGCAACATGATCAAGGCTTACTACAAGCGGCTCACCTCCAAGGACCCGGCTGTGCGTCTGGCTGCTGCCAAAACCTGGAGCATCTGGGAGGGCGCAACATCCAAGTTGCACGTGGACCATGCCAACATTGCCCGCGTCGGCGCAGATGACTTTGCCACGGCCTTTGCTCGCATCGAGTGTCACTACTTTGTCAACGCCTGCTTCATGCGCAATGACTCGCAGCTGCTCGACGACGTCGACTTTATCCGGCACATCCCCTGCACCATCGTGCAAGGGCGCTATGACATGGTCTGCCCTGCCACGAGCGCGCATGAGCTGCACCAGGCCTGGCCGGAAGCCGAATACATCGTCGTGCCCGATGCCGGTCACAGCATGACTGAGCCTGGCATCCGCGAGGCGCTGCTTGAGGCTTGCGACAAATACGGTAGGGTGCAAAAGGCGCGCTAG
- a CDS encoding thermonuclease family protein, with product MFFTATGRHAVGVARLGKPILAIAIAIVSIIILSPSPGIASPKSFRGLVVGISDGDTIKVMHNGAPVTVRLNCIDCPEKSQDFGQVAKQYTASQCFKKVVRINETGHDRYKRSIGQVILPNKRALNLELVKRGYAWWYEQYAPHATEYQAAQNKARQKRKGLWQNSKPVPPWEYRKREHNVRLAHANTKGLDY from the coding sequence GTGTTTTTTACAGCAACTGGGAGGCATGCAGTCGGCGTGGCTCGTCTGGGCAAGCCGATCTTGGCAATAGCAATTGCCATTGTCTCAATTATAATTCTATCCCCCTCCCCGGGTATAGCATCTCCAAAATCTTTTCGCGGTCTTGTCGTTGGTATCAGTGACGGTGACACCATCAAAGTCATGCACAACGGTGCACCCGTGACTGTAAGGCTCAACTGCATCGACTGCCCCGAAAAGTCTCAGGACTTTGGTCAGGTGGCCAAACAGTACACAGCCTCACAATGTTTTAAAAAAGTGGTGCGCATCAACGAGACCGGACACGATCGCTACAAGCGCAGCATCGGTCAGGTTATTTTGCCCAACAAAAGAGCCCTCAACCTGGAGCTGGTAAAGCGTGGCTACGCCTGGTGGTACGAGCAGTACGCACCGCATGCCACTGAGTATCAGGCAGCCCAAAATAAAGCTCGCCAGAAGCGCAAAGGTCTCTGGCAAAATAGTAAACCAGTACCGCCCTGGGAATATAGAAAACGCGAGCATAATGTCAGATTGGCTCACGCTAACACAAAAGGTCTGGACTACTAA
- a CDS encoding NADAR family protein, whose translation MQKNSSSFPQLFASNQDSSSTARDDNGVADTIYFYKQSEVPYGVFSNFPFFKIVIDGEEWNSSEIYFQAKKFEGTDHEAFLKAAETSKEAAQLGRDRSRPLRADWNASMDFSKLHNSSEAYYLSSLWNKYVGRPMLVKDYYMLIAVLAKFTQHPELGTLLIDTGKALIVEHTEKDNYWADGGDGTGENILGRILMIAREVLSN comes from the coding sequence ATGCAAAAAAATAGCTCATCTTTTCCACAACTATTTGCAAGCAATCAGGACTCAAGCAGCACTGCCAGAGACGACAATGGAGTTGCCGACACTATCTATTTTTACAAGCAAAGCGAAGTACCTTACGGTGTATTTTCAAATTTTCCCTTCTTCAAAATTGTCATAGATGGCGAAGAATGGAACTCCAGTGAGATTTACTTTCAGGCGAAGAAATTTGAAGGCACTGATCACGAAGCCTTTTTAAAAGCCGCTGAAACATCCAAAGAAGCAGCACAACTGGGTCGTGATCGCAGTCGTCCCCTGAGGGCGGATTGGAATGCATCAATGGACTTTAGCAAATTGCATAACAGTAGCGAAGCGTACTATTTGTCCAGCCTCTGGAACAAATATGTCGGTAGACCAATGCTGGTCAAAGACTATTACATGCTCATTGCAGTGCTGGCTAAATTTACTCAGCATCCAGAGCTTGGCACACTGCTCATTGACACAGGCAAAGCTCTAATTGTCGAGCATACCGAGAAGGACAATTACTGGGCTGATGGCGGAGACGGCACTGGAGAAAACATTTTGGGAAGAATCCTGATGATTGCTAGAGAGGTCCTGAGCAACTAA
- a CDS encoding SRPBCC family protein has protein sequence MSMTANADLCLAKETGSKVRHKEVKAVVSEKKEGGFNYAVGAIEIDAPAEKIWQLVTDYDHADEIFSNLKKCEVVGTDGDTKLVRQFIQPAGSPIKFDYVVALKEKCPQSITWSRVRGSLKECKGAWEFAPLKNNTGTKVTYSIYLDGGMWLPAWILHNQVKGYLPTMLKSLKTKAEG, from the coding sequence ATGAGCATGACTGCAAATGCTGATCTTTGTCTTGCCAAAGAGACTGGCTCTAAAGTGAGACACAAAGAAGTTAAAGCCGTAGTCTCCGAAAAGAAAGAAGGCGGATTTAACTACGCCGTGGGTGCTATCGAGATAGATGCGCCGGCCGAAAAAATCTGGCAGCTTGTCACTGACTATGATCATGCCGATGAGATCTTTAGCAATCTCAAAAAGTGTGAGGTGGTAGGCACTGATGGTGATACCAAGTTGGTGCGGCAGTTTATCCAGCCAGCGGGCTCTCCGATAAAGTTTGACTACGTAGTTGCACTTAAGGAAAAATGCCCTCAGTCGATTACCTGGTCACGTGTGCGTGGCTCACTCAAAGAATGCAAAGGCGCTTGGGAATTTGCACCGCTTAAAAATAACACCGGTACAAAAGTTACTTATTCAATCTATCTCGATGGCGGCATGTGGCTACCAGCCTGGATTTTGCACAATCAAGTAAAAGGTTACTTACCTACCATGCTTAAGTCTTTGAAGACCAAGGCAGAAGGGTAA